The Virgibacillus phasianinus genome includes a window with the following:
- a CDS encoding FAD-dependent oxidoreductase, which translates to MPQNSNTGGKLPETTTSYWTDSIDQSKFPALDEDIQVDVCIVGGGITGITSAYLLANAGLKIAVLEADQILNGTTGHTTAKITAQHDLIYDELITSLGKSKAKLYYEANMEAITFIKDTVNELQIDCEFSEQDAYMYATTDEDADKIEKEMTAYEKLGINGGPVETFPLDIDIKNAIMMRGQAQFHPLKYLTHLVEKITEKGGLIYENTTAVNVEDRKQPVVLTSKDHRVTAKHVLACSHFPFYEGLGLYSTRMYADRSYILAAKPKKSFPGGIFISAGKPTRSIRSVTIDGEEMVLIVGESHKTGQGLDTMKHYQALEDFGQQVFGLEDIPYRWSAQDLTTLDKVPYIGEITFGQPNILIATGYRKWGMSNGTAAALLLRDIVLGKENAFQRLFTPSRFYATPSIKNFLVQNADVAEHLIKGKLQISNIDPDTLNNDEAAVISIKGERKGAYKDEKGQLHIVDTTCTHVGCEVEWNSGDRSWDCPCHGSRFSYTGDVIEGPAEKPLQKHDYKMLDNLTSEDSGY; encoded by the coding sequence ATGCCCCAAAACAGTAATACGGGTGGAAAATTGCCGGAGACTACTACGTCTTATTGGACAGATTCTATTGATCAGTCCAAGTTCCCCGCACTGGATGAAGATATACAGGTTGATGTTTGTATTGTGGGTGGCGGGATTACCGGAATTACATCTGCATACCTATTAGCAAACGCCGGGTTGAAGATTGCCGTCCTAGAGGCTGACCAGATATTAAATGGAACAACAGGACATACAACCGCGAAGATAACTGCCCAGCATGATTTAATATACGACGAGCTCATTACCAGTCTTGGAAAAAGCAAGGCTAAGTTATATTATGAGGCAAATATGGAAGCAATAACGTTCATAAAAGACACTGTTAATGAGCTGCAAATTGATTGTGAATTCAGTGAACAGGATGCTTACATGTATGCAACAACAGATGAAGATGCGGACAAAATAGAAAAGGAAATGACGGCCTATGAAAAACTTGGCATTAACGGAGGGCCTGTTGAAACATTCCCATTGGATATAGACATAAAAAATGCAATTATGATGCGGGGCCAGGCACAGTTTCACCCGCTTAAATACTTAACCCATCTTGTGGAAAAGATCACGGAAAAAGGGGGGCTTATCTACGAAAACACGACAGCAGTTAATGTTGAAGATAGAAAACAGCCAGTAGTATTAACAAGCAAGGATCATCGTGTTACTGCTAAGCATGTGCTTGCCTGCTCGCATTTTCCATTTTATGAAGGATTAGGTCTATATTCTACAAGGATGTACGCTGATCGTTCCTATATCCTTGCCGCAAAACCGAAGAAAAGTTTCCCTGGTGGAATATTTATCAGTGCCGGTAAACCAACAAGATCCATCCGGTCCGTAACAATAGACGGTGAAGAAATGGTTCTTATTGTTGGGGAAAGCCATAAAACCGGCCAGGGGTTGGATACAATGAAACACTATCAGGCTTTGGAAGATTTCGGCCAACAAGTATTCGGTCTCGAGGATATTCCTTATCGGTGGTCCGCCCAGGATTTAACTACATTGGACAAGGTCCCTTATATCGGGGAAATAACCTTTGGACAGCCAAACATTTTAATAGCCACTGGATATAGAAAATGGGGAATGTCAAATGGAACTGCCGCAGCACTTCTATTGCGGGATATTGTATTGGGCAAGGAAAACGCCTTCCAGCGTTTGTTTACACCATCAAGATTTTATGCAACCCCTAGTATAAAGAATTTTCTAGTTCAAAACGCGGATGTTGCGGAGCATTTAATTAAGGGAAAACTTCAAATAAGCAATATCGACCCTGATACCTTAAATAATGATGAGGCAGCCGTGATTAGTATCAAAGGAGAAAGAAAGGGCGCATATAAGGATGAAAAGGGGCAACTGCATATTGTAGATACAACCTGTACGCATGTTGGATGCGAAGTTGAGTGGAATAGCGGGGATCGCAGCTGGGATTGCCCGTGCCATGGATCGAGGTTTTCATATACCGGTGATGTAATTGAGGGGCCAGCCGAAAAACCTTTACAAAAGCATGATTATAAGATGCTGGACAACCTTACTTCGGAGGACTCAGGTTATTAG